The Teredinibacter sp. KSP-S5-2 genome includes a window with the following:
- a CDS encoding DUF805 domain-containing protein — protein MEYFIGALKKYADFTGRARRKEYWMFVLFYIIFYVVLSIIDGIIGMVLLSAIYSLALLVPSISIAARRLHDTGRSGWWQLIAIIPLIGAIVLIVFLVQDSHDKNEYGENPKLA, from the coding sequence ATGGAATATTTTATAGGCGCACTTAAGAAATACGCAGATTTTACCGGTAGAGCACGGCGTAAAGAATATTGGATGTTTGTTCTTTTCTATATAATTTTTTATGTGGTTTTATCTATAATCGACGGAATAATCGGTATGGTGCTTTTATCTGCCATCTATTCACTAGCGTTATTGGTGCCAAGTATTAGTATCGCGGCAAGACGCTTGCACGATACGGGAAGAAGTGGTTGGTGGCAATTGATTGCTATTATTCCTCTTATTGGTGCCATCGTGCTAATCGTATTTTTGGTGCAGGACAGTCACGACAAAAATGAATATGGTGAAAATCCTAAGCTAGCGTAA
- a CDS encoding restriction system-associated AAA family ATPase has product MKLLRLKITDPNGFRSLPCGFEHHFRKVLTLQKELANSQGFAPFVCAGPNGSGKSNLLEVLGAILYHMECLYLENRPKSFTYDEERNPNGFQGSQAIPDGFELEYLIKPVEAIQVNGFAGLARVCIKKTPGQSPQWWLLNQEDSEQPVQLTLSRSESRQLLPEFVLGYSSGENEILSLPFFKMRFIQFDEYWQALSQQLSYFGSPETRMVYLDTSFSQAILLCNLLFQDDATLQPFREDVGIQALTEFRILLRRSIELTPEQLETFASDNDSQPQTLAHIVNNHPALSAEEDALGNTRYRLNLLQLLEGDEKSSLMVSALKRCATLSFEDESTDTLILDYWVNKATKQAFRENFSNDPLVLFQAFQVLLTLNLYTVNKNLKEEIYQSSSNYMSEVIPQLGWDDRVTRIKYLRIKKKNINDTVELKDLSDGEHQLLHSLGLSLLFRNTNSLFLLDEPETHFNPDWRANFISRLRQCFAQDGAANQEMLITTHTPFLISDSKPEKVLVFSKDNSNGFVHIETPTYNTLGASINLITMETFKKQETIGAYAKDRLQHLLSSEFNETDPHQLAQRIIDTLGDSIERSFAIQEVLARSDNLHHQSKDD; this is encoded by the coding sequence ATGAAGCTGCTACGCCTAAAAATTACCGACCCAAACGGCTTTCGCAGCTTGCCCTGTGGCTTTGAGCATCACTTCCGCAAGGTTTTGACGCTACAGAAAGAGCTGGCCAATTCGCAAGGGTTTGCCCCCTTTGTTTGCGCTGGCCCCAATGGCAGCGGTAAATCCAATTTACTGGAAGTGTTAGGCGCAATTTTGTATCACATGGAATGCCTGTATCTGGAAAACAGGCCGAAGAGTTTTACCTACGATGAAGAGCGCAACCCCAACGGCTTTCAGGGCAGCCAGGCAATTCCCGACGGCTTTGAACTGGAATACCTGATTAAGCCCGTGGAGGCAATTCAGGTAAACGGCTTTGCTGGCCTGGCGCGGGTATGTATAAAAAAAACACCGGGGCAATCGCCGCAATGGTGGCTGCTGAACCAGGAAGATTCCGAGCAGCCCGTGCAACTGACACTCAGCCGCAGCGAATCCCGTCAACTCTTACCGGAGTTTGTGTTGGGGTATTCTTCCGGCGAAAACGAAATTCTAAGCCTGCCATTTTTTAAAATGCGCTTTATTCAATTTGATGAATACTGGCAGGCGCTCTCACAACAATTGTCTTACTTCGGTTCGCCGGAAACGCGCATGGTGTATTTGGACACCAGTTTCAGCCAGGCGATTTTGCTGTGTAATTTGCTATTTCAGGATGACGCAACCTTGCAGCCATTTCGGGAAGACGTAGGCATACAAGCGCTGACAGAATTTCGCATTCTGCTGCGCCGCAGTATTGAACTCACACCCGAACAGCTAGAAACCTTTGCCAGTGACAACGACAGCCAGCCGCAAACGCTGGCACACATCGTTAATAATCACCCGGCACTGAGTGCCGAAGAGGATGCGCTGGGCAATACCCGCTACCGGCTTAACCTGTTGCAGCTATTAGAAGGGGATGAAAAATCGTCACTTATGGTCAGCGCCCTTAAACGCTGCGCCACCTTGAGTTTTGAGGATGAAAGCACAGACACCCTCATTCTGGATTACTGGGTAAATAAGGCCACCAAACAAGCCTTTAGAGAAAACTTCAGCAATGATCCGCTGGTTCTGTTTCAGGCATTTCAAGTATTGCTCACTCTGAATTTATATACCGTTAACAAAAATTTGAAAGAGGAAATTTATCAATCGAGCAGTAATTATATGAGCGAAGTGATTCCGCAACTCGGATGGGATGATCGCGTCACACGAATAAAATATTTAAGAATTAAAAAGAAGAACATTAACGATACGGTTGAATTAAAAGACCTTTCCGACGGCGAACACCAATTACTGCACAGCCTTGGTCTGAGCCTGTTATTTCGCAATACCAATAGCCTGTTTTTACTGGACGAACCCGAAACCCACTTTAACCCGGATTGGCGCGCTAACTTTATTAGTCGCTTAAGGCAGTGCTTTGCGCAAGATGGTGCAGCCAATCAGGAAATGCTGATCACTACCCATACGCCGTTTTTAATTTCCGATAGCAAGCCGGAAAAAGTATTGGTGTTCAGCAAAGACAACAGCAATGGTTTTGTACATATCGAAACGCCAACCTACAATACACTGGGTGCATCCATTAATTTGATCACTATGGAAACCTTTAAAAAACAGGAAACCATTGGCGCATACGCAAAAGATCGTCTGCAACATTTGCTTTCCAGCGAATTTAATGAAACCGACCCCCACCAATTAGCGCAGCGCATTATTGATACGCTGGGGGATTCCATTGAGCGCTCGTTTGCTATTCAAGAGGTCTTAGCGCGTAGCGATAACCTTCACCACCAAAGCAAGGATGATTAA
- a CDS encoding KilA-N domain-containing protein encodes MAKSQKLEVQGAQITLVNHQEQDFISLTDIAKYKTDDTSTVIGNWMRNRNTIEFLGIWESLYNPHFKPIEFEGFKKQAGLNAFTLSPQKWVTTTQAIGFIVKSGRYGGTYAHKDIAFKFASWVSVEFELYIVKEFQRLKAEEHQQLGWSAERELAKINYRIHTDAIKTNLIPPELTSGQISLVYASEADLLNMALFGKTAKQWRDDNPDDKGNMRDQANIAQLVCLANLETLNAHFIQQGLPQPDRLKMLNQTAIHQMKLLLEDSNLKQLEGK; translated from the coding sequence ATGGCTAAGAGCCAAAAACTTGAAGTTCAAGGCGCGCAGATAACGCTGGTTAATCATCAAGAGCAGGATTTTATTTCCCTGACCGACATTGCGAAGTACAAAACAGACGACACTAGTACGGTAATCGGTAACTGGATGCGGAATCGCAATACCATTGAGTTTTTAGGCATTTGGGAGTCGTTATACAACCCCCATTTTAAACCCATCGAATTCGAGGGGTTTAAAAAACAGGCAGGACTCAATGCTTTTACTTTATCACCACAAAAATGGGTAACCACCACACAGGCAATAGGTTTTATCGTTAAATCCGGTCGATATGGCGGCACCTATGCACATAAAGATATCGCCTTCAAATTCGCTAGTTGGGTTTCTGTTGAATTTGAACTTTACATCGTTAAGGAATTTCAACGCCTAAAAGCAGAAGAACACCAACAACTTGGGTGGTCTGCCGAGCGAGAATTAGCAAAAATCAACTATCGCATCCACACCGATGCGATAAAAACAAACCTTATTCCGCCAGAGCTAACGTCCGGACAAATTAGTTTGGTCTACGCGAGCGAAGCGGATCTACTAAATATGGCCCTGTTCGGCAAAACAGCAAAACAGTGGCGCGATGACAACCCGGATGACAAAGGTAACATGCGCGACCAGGCCAATATCGCCCAGTTGGTGTGCCTCGCCAACCTTGAAACGCTAAACGCTCATTTTATTCAACAAGGTTTGCCTCAACCTGATCGGCTCAAAATGCTCAACCAAACGGCCATTCATCAAATGAAACTCCTGCTTGAAGACAGCAATCTCAAGCAGTTGGAAGGAAAGTAA
- a CDS encoding N-6 DNA methylase, with protein MLQNNPELKSKIDQLWNKFWSGGISNPITAIEQITYLLFMRRLDDLDAKCQANAEWAEQTYTSKFEGHWVPPEYRARREEKDTDADWKKKLEDEKKYQIEKQSLRWKEFKHMQGEKMLQHVQSKVFPFLKDLNGDESNFTHHMKNAVFIIPKPALLVEAVKTIDDIFTEIEKDSQKKGQTFQDIQGDVYEYLLSEIATAGKNGQFRTPRHIIKLLAELVQPQLGNKIADPACGSGGFLLGAYQYIVTQLAQATAKKNKIKLELEPDEDGFVRTSVAAALTENTRKILSASLWGYDIDSTMVRLGLMNLMMHGIDEPNIDYKDTLSKSYTQEAEYDIIMANPPFTGSIDKGDINQNLQLSTTKSELLFVENIYRLLKKGGTAGVIIPQGVLFGSGKAFKELRKILVERCNLKAVITLPSGVFKPYAGVSTAILLFTKVWGPQDKVNKPATENVWFYEMAADGYSLDDKRTKQKTPDGKDSWGDLQDIIEKYHARNTEKDAAKNSDRTAKYFSVPRSEIEAEGYDLSLSRYKEDVFEEVHYDAPSVILDRLIQAEVGEVEEKELAKVQSGIVRELLKLKGMVG; from the coding sequence ATGCTCCAAAACAACCCCGAACTCAAAAGCAAAATCGACCAGCTATGGAATAAATTCTGGAGCGGCGGCATTAGCAACCCGATCACTGCCATCGAGCAAATTACCTATTTGCTGTTTATGAGACGGCTCGATGACCTGGATGCAAAATGCCAGGCCAATGCAGAGTGGGCGGAACAAACCTACACCTCAAAATTTGAAGGCCACTGGGTGCCACCGGAATATCGAGCACGTAGAGAAGAAAAAGACACCGATGCCGATTGGAAAAAAAAGCTCGAAGACGAAAAAAAATACCAAATTGAAAAGCAAAGCCTGCGCTGGAAAGAGTTTAAACACATGCAAGGCGAAAAAATGCTACAACATGTGCAAAGCAAAGTGTTCCCGTTTTTAAAAGACTTAAACGGTGACGAAAGCAACTTTACACACCATATGAAAAACGCCGTGTTCATTATTCCCAAACCGGCGCTATTGGTAGAAGCGGTTAAAACCATCGACGACATCTTTACCGAAATAGAAAAAGATTCGCAAAAAAAGGGCCAGACCTTTCAGGATATTCAGGGCGACGTCTATGAATACTTACTCTCAGAAATTGCCACCGCCGGTAAAAACGGCCAGTTTCGCACCCCGCGCCACATCATTAAGCTTTTGGCGGAACTCGTGCAACCGCAACTGGGCAATAAAATCGCCGACCCGGCCTGTGGTTCCGGCGGCTTCTTGCTGGGTGCTTACCAATATATTGTAACGCAGCTCGCGCAAGCAACAGCCAAAAAAAATAAGATTAAACTTGAGTTGGAACCGGATGAAGACGGCTTTGTGCGCACCTCGGTGGCCGCTGCGCTGACGGAAAATACGCGGAAAATTTTAAGCGCCTCCCTGTGGGGCTACGATATCGACAGCACTATGGTGCGGCTGGGCTTAATGAACCTGATGATGCATGGCATCGACGAGCCCAATATCGACTACAAAGATACGCTCAGTAAAAGTTACACTCAAGAAGCCGAATACGACATCATCATGGCCAATCCGCCCTTTACCGGCAGTATTGATAAAGGCGACATTAACCAAAACCTGCAACTTTCCACCACCAAGTCCGAATTACTGTTTGTGGAAAATATTTACCGCCTGTTGAAAAAAGGCGGCACTGCCGGGGTCATTATTCCGCAAGGCGTGCTGTTTGGCTCCGGCAAAGCCTTTAAAGAATTGCGCAAAATATTAGTGGAACGCTGCAATTTAAAAGCCGTTATTACCCTGCCCAGCGGCGTATTTAAACCCTACGCCGGGGTAAGCACCGCCATTTTATTATTCACCAAAGTTTGGGGGCCACAAGACAAAGTCAATAAACCTGCTACTGAGAATGTGTGGTTTTACGAAATGGCCGCCGATGGCTATTCGCTGGATGACAAACGCACCAAGCAAAAGACGCCAGATGGAAAAGACAGTTGGGGCGACCTGCAAGATATTATCGAGAAATACCATGCTCGCAATACCGAAAAAGATGCCGCAAAAAACAGCGACCGCACCGCGAAATATTTTTCTGTGCCGCGCAGCGAAATTGAAGCCGAAGGCTATGACTTATCCCTTAGCCGCTACAAAGAAGATGTATTTGAAGAAGTGCACTACGATGCACCCAGTGTAATTCTAGACAGATTGATTCAGGCGGAAGTGGGTGAGGTGGAGGAAAAGGAATTGGCCAAAGTGCAAAGCGGCATAGTGCGGGAGTTATTGAAGTTAAAGGGGATGGTGGGATGA
- a CDS encoding restriction endonuclease subunit S codes for MKPTPLSQLTSISAGQGAPKVNEFSETGIPFVRAGSLEALLSGKNESELELVNEETAKQRKLKTYPKGTILFAKSGMSATKDRVYVLQNPAYVVSHLATLIPKDGAYVDYLRLALKRFPPSTLIKDSAYPAIGLGEIGNFEIPVPEELNDQIRIAHLLGKVEGLIAQRKQHLQHLDDLLKSVFLEMFGFNDKSFIEWTADKLATYTEVVSGVTKGKKYKTDDLISIPYMRVANVQDGHFVLDEIKTILVTQNEIDKYQLEFGDLLLTEGGDPDKLGRGSVWENQIDRCIHQNHIFRVRINDYQELNSYYLSALIGSRYGKSYFLKSAKQTTGIASINSSQLKNFPVVIPPIELQNQFAAIVEKVEALKSRYQQSLTDFESLYGALSQQAFKGELDLSQVPLPELEAERDKNAIPQEVQDNTADIQPELSQAEFLFTGLDLAAMSNPQKREGVLRQMFDRFISTNKANGKIHLDAFWQAARLGVVDDMDDDSAPFALVDYEHVKNWMFEALQNDTLTQTFDNEHNRLQLRSRAKRGRKAKGKIA; via the coding sequence ATGAAGCCAACACCGCTATCACAACTGACATCGATATCGGCAGGCCAAGGGGCACCAAAAGTAAATGAATTTTCCGAGACGGGCATTCCCTTTGTCCGTGCTGGTAGTTTGGAAGCTTTGCTTTCAGGAAAAAACGAATCTGAACTCGAACTTGTCAACGAAGAAACAGCGAAGCAGCGTAAACTGAAAACCTATCCGAAGGGCACTATCCTTTTTGCTAAGAGTGGTATGTCTGCCACCAAAGACCGTGTTTACGTTCTTCAAAATCCGGCTTACGTTGTTAGCCATCTGGCAACATTGATCCCAAAAGATGGTGCTTATGTCGATTACCTGCGATTGGCTTTGAAGCGCTTCCCTCCGTCGACACTAATTAAAGACTCGGCATATCCAGCGATAGGTCTCGGTGAAATTGGGAATTTCGAGATACCTGTTCCTGAAGAACTCAACGACCAAATCCGCATTGCCCATCTGCTCGGCAAAGTTGAAGGGCTGATCGCCCAGCGCAAACAACACCTGCAACACCTTGATGACCTGCTTAAAAGCGTGTTTCTGGAGATGTTTGGGTTTAACGACAAGTCCTTTATAGAATGGACGGCTGATAAATTGGCAACGTATACGGAAGTGGTATCTGGAGTAACCAAAGGAAAAAAATATAAAACTGACGACCTGATTAGCATCCCATACATGCGCGTGGCGAACGTGCAAGATGGTCACTTTGTGTTAGATGAAATAAAAACAATATTAGTTACACAAAATGAGATCGACAAATATCAACTCGAGTTTGGCGACCTATTGCTAACTGAAGGAGGTGATCCAGACAAGCTTGGCAGAGGTTCCGTATGGGAAAATCAAATAGATCGATGTATTCATCAAAATCATATCTTTCGAGTTAGAATTAACGATTATCAAGAACTAAATTCATACTATTTAAGCGCCCTTATAGGATCTCGTTATGGTAAATCTTATTTTTTAAAGTCAGCTAAACAGACCACGGGAATTGCCTCTATCAACTCCTCGCAATTAAAAAATTTTCCGGTTGTTATTCCACCAATAGAGCTCCAAAACCAATTCGCCGCCATTGTCGAAAAAGTTGAAGCCCTTAAATCCCGCTATCAACAAAGCCTAACCGATTTTGAATCCCTTTACGGCGCGCTTAGTCAGCAAGCCTTTAAAGGCGAGTTGGATTTATCGCAGGTGCCGTTACCTGAACTTGAAGCTGAGAGGGATAAAAACGCCATACCGCAAGAGGTGCAAGACAATACTGCCGACATTCAACCAGAATTGTCTCAGGCTGAATTTTTGTTTACTGGTTTAGACCTGGCGGCCATGTCTAACCCGCAAAAGCGTGAAGGCGTATTGCGGCAGATGTTCGACCGCTTTATCAGTACCAACAAAGCCAACGGCAAGATACATCTCGATGCATTTTGGCAGGCCGCAAGGCTAGGCGTTGTTGATGATATGGATGACGATTCCGCGCCTTTTGCTCTGGTCGATTACGAGCACGTAAAAAACTGGATGTTTGAGGCATTGCAAAACGACACACTCACGCAAACTTTTGACAACGAACATAATCGCCTTCAACTGCGGTCGCGGGCCAAAAGAGGCCGCAAAGCAAAAGGCAAAATAGCATGA